The following coding sequences are from one Candidatus Methylomirabilota bacterium window:
- a CDS encoding glycosyltransferase family 4 protein, protein MKVTFLCPHLRVAGGVRAILIHADRLAQRGHEVTLVVPAGGTLTAGWRNRRPRGPDWMPDLRARVRWVPEWSPARIPDGDAVVATAWQSVDAVAAASDSAGRKFYFIQHLESLYHGDAERVDATYRSPLRKLVISTWLADAMAERFDSPAAVIVTPVDPTLFHPVPVDDDRALRVLMLFHEYPWKGVAEGIEAFARVRTRHPRAMLVGFGVKRPKSPLPFAEFHENLPQDRLAWLYSRCPIYLCPSWDEGLGMPSMEAMACGAALCTYDNGGSRDYAIDGRTALVAPRRDLDALTRGLSRLLEDAELRRRVAREGQDFVRTQFDWERATARLESILAAR, encoded by the coding sequence TCCTCATCCACGCCGATCGTCTGGCGCAGCGGGGCCACGAGGTCACGCTGGTCGTGCCGGCGGGGGGTACGCTCACCGCGGGGTGGCGCAATCGCCGCCCGCGGGGGCCCGACTGGATGCCGGACCTGCGGGCCCGGGTGCGATGGGTGCCCGAGTGGAGTCCCGCGCGCATCCCCGACGGCGACGCGGTCGTGGCCACCGCGTGGCAGTCGGTCGACGCGGTGGCGGCCGCGTCCGATTCGGCGGGCCGCAAGTTCTACTTCATCCAGCACCTCGAGAGTCTCTATCACGGTGACGCAGAACGGGTGGATGCGACCTATCGGAGCCCGTTGCGGAAGCTCGTGATCTCAACCTGGCTGGCCGATGCGATGGCCGAGCGCTTCGACTCGCCGGCGGCGGTGATCGTGACCCCGGTGGACCCGACGCTCTTCCACCCGGTCCCGGTGGACGACGATCGCGCGCTGCGAGTGCTGATGCTGTTCCACGAGTATCCGTGGAAGGGAGTGGCGGAGGGCATCGAGGCCTTTGCGCGGGTGCGCACGCGCCACCCGCGCGCGATGCTCGTGGGCTTCGGCGTCAAGCGCCCGAAGTCGCCGCTGCCCTTCGCGGAGTTCCACGAGAACCTGCCGCAGGACCGCCTGGCCTGGCTCTACAGCCGATGCCCGATCTATCTCTGTCCGTCGTGGGACGAGGGGCTGGGCATGCCCTCCATGGAGGCGATGGCGTGCGGGGCGGCCCTCTGCACCTACGACAACGGCGGCTCCCGCGACTACGCCATCGACGGCCGGACCGCGCTGGTGGCGCCCCGGCGGGATCTGGACGCCCTGACCCGGGGGCTGAGCCGGCTGCTGGAGGATGCGGAGCTACGACGGCGAGTGGCGCGGGAGGGGCAGGACTTCGTGAGGACTCAGTTCGACTGGGAGCGCGCTACCGCGCGGCTGGAGTCGATCCTGGCCGCGCGGTAG
- a CDS encoding 5-oxoprolinase subunit PxpA, producing the protein MSQPVHIDINCDMGESYGRWTLGHDEEVMPNITSANIACGFHGGDPHVMRRTVELAIQHGVAVGAHPGLPDLMGFGRRRMDVSPAELKDIHRYQVGALAAFAQAAGTRIQHVKPHGIQYHMFEENLPLGRASAEQVLELDPEIILMTMAMTKYDAEARKVTGVRIAAEGFADRVYADDGQLVTRKLGKDALITDPAKAADQAVRMAMEGKVRTITGKVIDANVATICIHGDSPGSDKIVAAVREGLVKAGAIVKPLRDWLPR; encoded by the coding sequence ATGAGCCAGCCCGTCCACATCGACATCAACTGCGACATGGGAGAGAGCTACGGCCGCTGGACCCTCGGTCACGACGAGGAGGTGATGCCCAACATCACCTCGGCCAACATCGCCTGCGGCTTCCACGGCGGTGACCCGCACGTCATGCGCCGGACCGTGGAGCTGGCCATCCAGCACGGCGTCGCGGTGGGGGCGCACCCGGGGTTGCCCGATCTGATGGGCTTCGGACGGCGCCGCATGGACGTGTCCCCCGCCGAGCTGAAGGACATCCACCGCTACCAGGTCGGCGCCCTCGCCGCCTTCGCGCAGGCCGCGGGCACCCGCATCCAGCACGTGAAGCCGCACGGCATCCAGTACCACATGTTCGAAGAAAATCTGCCATTGGGACGGGCGAGCGCCGAGCAGGTGCTCGAGCTGGACCCCGAGATCATCCTGATGACGATGGCCATGACCAAGTACGACGCGGAGGCGCGGAAGGTGACGGGCGTGCGCATCGCCGCCGAGGGCTTCGCCGACCGCGTCTATGCCGACGACGGCCAGCTGGTCACCCGCAAGCTCGGCAAGGACGCGCTGATCACCGATCCGGCCAAGGCAGCCGACCAGGCCGTGCGCATGGCCATGGAGGGCAAGGTCCGCACCATCACCGGCAAGGTGATCGACGCGAACGTCGCGACGATCTGCATCCACGGCGACAGCCCCGGCTCGGACAAGATCGTCGCGGCGGTGCGGGAGGGCCTGGTCAAGGCCGGCGCGATCGTCAAGCCGTTGCGGGACTGGCTGCCCCGCTAG
- a CDS encoding TIGR03619 family F420-dependent LLM class oxidoreductase gives MTDFGLAIRNFVGPGEVPDIQALYAYSERAEALGFESLWAWDHVLLGVEPSFPIVDSITMLGAVAARTRKIKLGTGVLVLPLRNPVVAAKALGSLDVISGGRLILGVAAGWYAREFDAVGVPFKQRGRQFERNLDILTRLWTQDRVTLKVDEFNLREAVMVPRTAQRPRPPVLVGGYVDAVLRRAGTVGDGWLTYFYTPESFATSWEKVKGFAREAGRDPARLTATNQLAIYVGRSREDTTADMRKWLSTEWDTAAWSESTIDHAIHGSVADCIEQLRAHVRTGVHRIILIPYRYQPEQVERIAKEVLPKL, from the coding sequence ATGACCGACTTCGGTCTGGCGATTCGCAACTTCGTGGGACCCGGCGAGGTGCCCGATATCCAGGCCCTCTACGCCTACTCGGAGCGCGCCGAAGCGCTCGGCTTCGAGTCGCTCTGGGCCTGGGACCACGTGCTGCTCGGCGTGGAGCCCTCGTTTCCCATCGTGGACTCGATCACGATGCTGGGCGCCGTCGCCGCCCGTACCCGGAAGATCAAGCTCGGCACCGGCGTGCTGGTGCTGCCGCTGCGGAACCCGGTAGTGGCGGCCAAGGCCCTGGGCAGCCTCGACGTGATCTCGGGGGGCCGGCTGATCCTCGGGGTGGCCGCGGGCTGGTACGCGCGCGAATTCGACGCGGTCGGCGTGCCCTTCAAGCAGCGCGGGCGGCAGTTCGAGCGCAACCTCGACATCCTGACGCGGCTCTGGACCCAGGATCGCGTGACCCTGAAGGTGGACGAGTTCAACCTGCGCGAGGCGGTCATGGTGCCGCGCACCGCGCAGCGCCCTCGCCCGCCCGTGCTGGTCGGCGGCTACGTGGACGCGGTGCTACGGCGGGCCGGCACCGTGGGTGACGGCTGGCTCACCTACTTCTACACCCCGGAGAGCTTCGCCACGTCGTGGGAGAAGGTGAAGGGCTTCGCGCGCGAGGCCGGACGGGATCCGGCCCGGCTGACCGCCACCAACCAGCTCGCGATCTACGTGGGCCGATCTCGAGAAGACACCACCGCCGACATGCGGAAGTGGCTCTCCACGGAGTGGGACACCGCGGCCTGGAGCGAATCCACCATCGATCACGCGATCCACGGCTCGGTGGCGGACTGCATCGAGCAGCTGCGCGCCCACGTGCGGACCGGCGTGCATCGGATTATCCTGATCCCGTACCGGTATCAGCCGGAGCAGGTCGAGCGAATCGCCAAGGAGGTCTTGCCCAAGCTATGA
- a CDS encoding CoA-transferase, which produces MSVTANELLAVMGARELRDNSTVFTGVGAPMMASVLAQRTHAPGLTMMVEGGVIGPMWKPGELPISTNEMRAAYRAQMLPGISDAFLLAQRGFFDVGFIGGAQIDRHGNLNTSAIGGYARPKVRLPGSGGANDIISLCREVMILTVHEKRRFTERVDFVTSPGYLDGGDARARHGLLFGGVSRLITTLGIFGFEAKSRRVQLLALHPGVSLEQVRDNTGFDVLVSPDLTTTKPPTDQELSILRMLDPNRQFIG; this is translated from the coding sequence ATGAGCGTCACCGCCAACGAGCTGCTCGCCGTGATGGGGGCCCGCGAGCTGCGCGACAACTCCACCGTGTTCACCGGAGTCGGCGCGCCGATGATGGCCTCCGTGCTGGCCCAGCGCACCCACGCCCCCGGCCTCACCATGATGGTGGAGGGCGGCGTGATCGGGCCGATGTGGAAGCCGGGCGAGCTGCCGATCTCGACCAACGAGATGCGCGCGGCCTACCGCGCCCAGATGCTGCCCGGCATCAGCGACGCGTTCCTGCTCGCCCAGCGCGGCTTCTTCGACGTGGGCTTCATCGGCGGCGCTCAGATCGATCGGCACGGCAACCTCAACACCAGCGCGATCGGCGGCTACGCGCGCCCCAAGGTGCGGCTGCCCGGGAGCGGCGGCGCCAACGACATCATCTCGCTCTGTCGCGAAGTGATGATCCTCACCGTGCACGAGAAGCGCCGGTTCACCGAGCGGGTGGACTTCGTCACGAGCCCGGGCTACCTGGACGGCGGCGATGCCCGCGCCCGCCACGGCCTCCTGTTCGGCGGCGTCTCGCGGCTGATCACCACCCTCGGGATCTTCGGCTTCGAGGCGAAGAGCCGCCGCGTGCAGTTGCTTGCCCTGCACCCGGGCGTCAGTCTGGAGCAGGTGCGCGACAACACCGGATTCGACGTCCTCGTGAGCCCCGACCTCACCACCACCAAGCCCCCCACCGACCAGGAGCTCTCCATCCTCCGCATGCTCGACCCCAACCGCCAATTCATCGGATGA
- a CDS encoding CoA-transferase has protein sequence MTIAPREYDFYAARRRIEDKAKSAGPKLGPLEDAVALVKDGDHLAIGGCLYSRTPLALVWALLRRRPRRLAFSRNLMCYEGEWGVVAGAVDKLVTSWMGIGLPWGLSRIQREYVESGRIAFEEWSHLGLGLRYRAAAMGVPFLPSLTMLGSDLMGVGGSKTVECPYTGRTLHAVPALFPDVALLHVQRADRLGNCQIDGYPHMDADIARAASTVLVTAEEIVSEDEIRLHPDRTVIPGFMVDALAHVPYGSYPHECYGAYDAEPDHFTSYVESIQQRGAAGVADYLERYVYAPRGHADYLALFGEVRMADAAARARMLTT, from the coding sequence GTGACCATCGCCCCCCGCGAGTACGATTTCTACGCCGCGCGGCGACGGATCGAGGACAAGGCCAAGTCGGCCGGCCCGAAGCTCGGCCCCCTCGAGGACGCGGTGGCGCTGGTCAAGGACGGCGACCATCTCGCCATCGGCGGCTGCCTCTACTCACGCACCCCGCTGGCGCTGGTGTGGGCCCTGCTGCGCCGCCGGCCCCGGCGGCTCGCCTTCTCCCGCAACCTCATGTGCTACGAGGGCGAGTGGGGCGTGGTCGCGGGCGCGGTGGACAAGCTGGTCACCTCTTGGATGGGCATCGGGCTCCCGTGGGGCCTCTCGCGCATCCAGCGCGAGTATGTGGAGTCCGGGCGCATCGCGTTCGAGGAATGGAGCCACCTGGGCCTGGGTCTCCGCTATCGAGCCGCCGCCATGGGCGTGCCGTTCCTGCCGTCGCTCACCATGCTGGGCTCGGATCTGATGGGGGTGGGCGGCTCGAAAACGGTGGAATGCCCGTACACCGGCCGCACGCTGCACGCGGTGCCCGCCCTGTTCCCTGACGTCGCCCTGCTGCATGTGCAGCGCGCCGACCGGCTCGGGAACTGCCAGATCGACGGCTACCCGCACATGGACGCCGACATCGCCCGCGCCGCGTCGACCGTCCTGGTGACCGCCGAGGAGATCGTCTCGGAGGACGAGATCCGCCTGCATCCGGATCGCACCGTGATCCCGGGCTTCATGGTGGACGCGCTCGCCCACGTGCCCTACGGCTCCTACCCGCACGAGTGCTACGGCGCCTACGACGCCGAGCCCGACCACTTCACCTCCTACGTCGAGAGCATCCAGCAGCGCGGCGCCGCCGGCGTGGCCGACTACCTGGAGCGCTACGTGTATGCGCCCCGCGGTCACGCCGACTATCTGGCCCTTTTCGGCGAGGTCCGCATGGCCGACGCGGCCGCGCGCGCCCGGATGCTCACCACATGA
- a CDS encoding PLP-dependent cysteine synthase family protein, with amino-acid sequence MDPKTGTQWNRYREALPSIAAAVGRTPLVRLNRVTRDVAPAIYVKVEWYGATGSLKDRIYLHMFERAEARGDLKPGVRVLECSTGNAGIACSWVSAVKGYPCTIVMPEGMSDERKKIMRAYGAELVFTPGGESDVDLSLERLRQIRDSEPGRYWVPGQFDNPDNVEAHILSTGPEIWEQSGGRIGAFVDSQGSGGLLTGVGRYLRSRDPEVKLYAVEPAECALLSRRAWGHHGIEGIGDGFVPRNLDVSLLTGIITTTTDESVDIARRLAREEGIFCGISSGCNVAAALKLARRHPGLPSVLTVINDTGQRYFTTPLCGETKHVEIPEREHPLDAHTVQQLDRYQKTWEILA; translated from the coding sequence ATGGATCCGAAGACCGGCACGCAGTGGAACCGTTACCGCGAGGCCCTGCCCTCCATCGCCGCCGCGGTGGGACGCACGCCGCTGGTGCGGCTCAACCGCGTCACCCGCGACGTCGCGCCGGCGATCTACGTGAAGGTCGAGTGGTACGGCGCGACGGGCAGCCTCAAGGACCGGATCTATCTGCACATGTTCGAGCGGGCGGAGGCCCGCGGCGATCTGAAGCCGGGCGTGCGCGTGCTGGAGTGCTCGACCGGCAACGCGGGCATCGCCTGCTCCTGGGTCTCGGCGGTCAAGGGCTATCCGTGCACGATCGTGATGCCGGAGGGCATGAGCGACGAGCGCAAGAAGATCATGCGCGCCTACGGCGCCGAGCTCGTCTTCACGCCGGGCGGCGAGAGCGACGTGGATCTCTCACTGGAGCGTCTGCGGCAGATTCGCGACTCCGAGCCCGGCCGGTACTGGGTGCCCGGGCAGTTCGACAACCCGGACAACGTCGAGGCCCACATCCTCAGCACCGGCCCCGAGATCTGGGAGCAGTCGGGGGGCCGCATCGGCGCCTTCGTGGACTCGCAGGGCTCGGGCGGCCTCCTGACCGGCGTCGGCCGCTATCTGCGCAGCCGCGACCCCGAGGTCAAGCTCTACGCGGTGGAACCCGCGGAGTGCGCATTGCTCTCCCGGCGCGCGTGGGGTCATCACGGCATCGAGGGCATCGGGGACGGGTTCGTGCCGCGCAACCTCGACGTGTCCTTGCTGACCGGGATCATCACCACCACCACGGACGAGAGCGTGGACATCGCGCGACGGCTGGCCCGCGAGGAAGGCATCTTCTGCGGCATCTCGAGCGGCTGCAACGTGGCCGCCGCGTTGAAGCTGGCGCGCCGTCATCCCGGCCTGCCCTCGGTGCTGACCGTCATCAACGACACTGGCCAGCGGTACTTCACCACTCCGCTGTGCGGCGAGACCAAGCACGTCGAGATCCCCGAGCGCGAGCATCCCCTGGACGCCCACACCGTCCAGCAGCTGGACCGCTATCAGAAGACGTGGGAGATCCTCGCGTGA
- a CDS encoding 2-oxoglutarate and iron-dependent oxygenase domain-containing protein — protein sequence MLTTVPVIDLTAFGEGAPEKRAAVARAIDTACTDIGFFTIVGHRVPDRLVARMLETSRAFFDLPVPPKQAVARPAPEQSRGYIALGDENLSYSRGDATAADLTNDRWISTMHRVVNPPRETARGNRRLSIPSFFQPNYDAVIECLPGCCGPDNPPRYEPLTSGRHRLTKFLRGVGVATPTARG from the coding sequence ATGCTCACCACCGTGCCGGTGATCGACCTGACCGCGTTCGGGGAGGGTGCGCCGGAAAAGCGCGCGGCGGTGGCGCGCGCGATCGACACCGCCTGCACCGACATCGGCTTCTTCACGATCGTCGGCCACCGCGTGCCGGACCGCCTCGTGGCCCGCATGCTCGAGACATCGCGCGCCTTCTTCGACCTGCCCGTCCCGCCCAAGCAGGCGGTGGCGCGCCCGGCGCCCGAGCAGAGCCGCGGCTACATCGCGCTGGGCGACGAGAACCTCTCCTACAGCCGCGGTGACGCCACCGCCGCCGATCTCACCAACGACCGCTGGATCTCGACCATGCACCGCGTGGTGAACCCTCCCCGCGAGACGGCACGAGGCAACCGGCGCCTCTCGATCCCCTCCTTTTTCCAGCCGAACTACGACGCGGTGATCGAGTGTCTGCCCGGCTGCTGCGGTCCCGACAACCCGCCGCGCTACGAGCCGCTCACCTCCGGCCGGCACCGACTCACCAAGTTCCTGCGGGGCGTCGGGGTGGCGACACCGACCGCGCGAGGCTAG
- a CDS encoding GntR family transcriptional regulator, whose translation MTPVRASAPRASIARLRHESLGERVYRTVRELILSQVFPPGSKLNVEQICRDLGVSRTPVWDTMRRLESEGLVNTVPRHGVFVLNYGADQIRDLFMVRGALEALAVRQAARHLDGDSRAALEAAMAEMERAAAAGEMEGYSRAAIDFHDCVLRAARNQALTRLLENVYAQILVLRLRSLYLPERVESSVAEHHALFEAVRSGDAEGGERLARAHADHVLQDALEFTRRAER comes from the coding sequence ATGACCCCGGTGAGAGCGAGCGCCCCGCGCGCGTCGATCGCGCGGTTGCGGCACGAGAGCCTCGGCGAGCGGGTCTACCGCACCGTGCGCGAACTCATCCTGAGTCAGGTCTTCCCGCCCGGCTCCAAGCTGAACGTCGAGCAGATCTGCCGCGACCTGGGCGTGAGCCGCACCCCCGTCTGGGACACCATGCGTCGCCTCGAGAGCGAGGGCCTGGTGAACACGGTGCCGCGCCACGGCGTCTTCGTCCTCAACTACGGCGCGGACCAGATCCGCGATCTGTTCATGGTGCGCGGGGCGCTGGAAGCGCTCGCGGTGCGCCAGGCCGCCCGCCATCTGGACGGCGACTCGCGCGCCGCCCTCGAGGCCGCGATGGCCGAGATGGAGCGCGCGGCGGCCGCCGGCGAGATGGAGGGCTACTCGCGCGCCGCCATCGACTTCCACGACTGCGTCCTGCGCGCCGCCCGCAATCAGGCCCTCACCCGGCTCCTCGAGAACGTCTACGCGCAGATCCTGGTGCTCCGTCTCCGGTCGCTCTACCTGCCCGAGCGGGTCGAGTCGAGCGTGGCCGAGCACCACGCCCTCTTCGAGGCGGTGCGGTCGGGTGACGCCGAGGGCGGCGAGCGGCTGGCCCGCGCTCACGCCGATCACGTGCTGCAAGACGCGCTCGAGTTCACCCGGCGCGCCGAGCGGTAG
- a CDS encoding ABC transporter substrate-binding protein, whose protein sequence is MKRAIRALSLALASALAMWTPSAHAQDAVKIGVIEPLSGPVAASGNYVRMGAEIARDWINAKGGVLGRKIDLLIEDNKSDPKEAATAAEKLIVRDKVPVIMGAWGSSMTLAAMPKLEEYGVPMVVETSSAATITKRGNPWIFRISPPSEMEALGLEKYLKDFGIKQADFLAVNTDWGRGSVGAFGDLLKRSGASVGAVEYMDQAATDMNAQITKVKAGSADTLFLTTSVEQITLVLKQAQEQRLTRKVITTGGSSSPSQLIKQAGAAAEGSYHILFFLPWFPEAMPDGKLAKAFVDEWAKRGHPFEGLTEGFRGHDGVLTAVEGIRIAGKAEPKAVQAALWNVNVMGLNGPIKFEKDGPAGKESGQSKPSIFIVQVKDGKIALPAFAAKK, encoded by the coding sequence ATGAAGCGAGCAATCCGAGCCCTTTCCCTCGCGCTGGCGTCCGCGCTGGCGATGTGGACGCCGTCCGCGCACGCGCAGGACGCGGTGAAGATCGGCGTGATCGAGCCGCTGTCCGGCCCGGTGGCCGCCTCCGGCAACTACGTGCGCATGGGCGCCGAGATCGCGCGGGACTGGATCAACGCCAAGGGCGGCGTGCTCGGGCGCAAGATCGACCTCCTGATCGAGGACAACAAGTCCGACCCGAAGGAAGCGGCCACCGCGGCCGAGAAGCTGATCGTGCGCGACAAGGTGCCGGTCATCATGGGCGCGTGGGGCAGCTCGATGACGCTGGCCGCGATGCCGAAGCTCGAGGAGTACGGCGTGCCGATGGTGGTGGAGACCTCGAGCGCCGCGACCATCACCAAGCGCGGCAACCCGTGGATCTTCCGCATCAGCCCGCCCAGCGAGATGGAGGCGCTCGGCCTCGAGAAGTATCTCAAGGACTTCGGCATCAAGCAGGCCGACTTCCTCGCGGTCAACACCGACTGGGGCCGCGGCTCGGTCGGCGCGTTCGGCGATCTCCTGAAGCGGTCGGGCGCCTCGGTGGGCGCGGTCGAGTACATGGACCAGGCCGCGACGGACATGAACGCGCAGATCACCAAGGTGAAGGCGGGCTCGGCCGACACGCTGTTCCTCACCACCAGCGTCGAGCAGATCACGCTCGTGCTGAAGCAGGCGCAGGAGCAGCGGCTGACCCGCAAGGTCATCACCACCGGCGGCAGCTCCTCCCCGAGCCAGCTGATCAAGCAGGCGGGCGCCGCCGCGGAGGGCAGCTACCACATCCTCTTCTTCCTGCCCTGGTTCCCGGAGGCGATGCCGGACGGCAAGCTCGCCAAGGCGTTCGTCGACGAGTGGGCCAAGCGCGGCCATCCCTTCGAGGGCTTGACCGAGGGCTTCCGCGGCCACGACGGCGTGCTCACCGCGGTGGAGGGCATCCGGATCGCGGGCAAGGCGGAGCCGAAGGCGGTGCAGGCCGCGCTCTGGAACGTCAACGTGATGGGGCTCAACGGGCCCATCAAGTTCGAGAAGGACGGGCCGGCGGGCAAGGAGAGCGGCCAGAGCAAGCCGAGCATCTTCATCGTCCAGGTGAAGGACGGCAAGATCGCGCTGCCCGCGTTCGCGGCGAAGAAGTAG
- a CDS encoding branched-chain amino acid ABC transporter permease, which produces MDQLLQHLLNGLLLGATYSLLGIGLTLVFGLMNVVNFAHGEFYTLGAYAAFAALTLSSVNFFLAIPVAIVVGALAGAICERCLLRPMRGQSIDTVMLVMIAVWIAMQNAELLGWGGVAKSVPTPFSTQPLVLGAVSVAPLRVFVFVISGLLILGAHLLLARTKLGRAMRATFQDHETAALMGVSIERIHTITFAFGAGLAAAAGALLGPVFLLYPSMGDLASLKAFSVVILGGLGNFAGAALGGLVLGVAEELGAGYVSSGYRDAVGFLMIVAVLLLRPSGLFARAERVG; this is translated from the coding sequence TTGGACCAGCTTCTCCAGCACCTGCTGAACGGGCTGCTGCTGGGCGCCACCTACAGCCTGCTCGGGATCGGGCTCACCCTGGTCTTCGGGTTGATGAACGTGGTGAACTTCGCCCACGGTGAGTTCTACACGCTGGGAGCGTACGCCGCATTCGCGGCCCTCACCCTGAGCTCGGTGAATTTCTTCCTGGCCATTCCCGTCGCGATCGTGGTGGGCGCGCTCGCCGGGGCGATCTGCGAGCGGTGCTTGCTGCGGCCGATGCGCGGGCAGTCCATCGACACGGTGATGCTGGTGATGATCGCGGTGTGGATCGCCATGCAGAACGCCGAGCTGCTGGGCTGGGGCGGGGTGGCCAAGAGCGTCCCGACCCCGTTTTCCACGCAGCCGCTGGTGCTGGGCGCGGTGTCGGTGGCCCCGCTGCGCGTCTTCGTGTTCGTGATCTCGGGTCTGCTCATCCTGGGCGCGCACCTGCTGCTGGCGCGCACCAAGCTCGGCCGCGCCATGCGGGCCACCTTCCAGGACCACGAGACCGCCGCGCTGATGGGGGTGAGCATCGAGCGCATCCACACCATCACCTTCGCCTTCGGCGCCGGACTGGCCGCGGCCGCGGGCGCGCTGCTCGGGCCGGTGTTCCTGCTCTATCCCTCGATGGGCGATCTGGCTTCGCTCAAGGCCTTCTCGGTGGTGATCCTGGGCGGCCTCGGTAATTTCGCGGGCGCCGCGCTCGGCGGGCTCGTGCTCGGGGTGGCCGAGGAGCTGGGGGCCGGCTACGTGTCCTCCGGCTACCGCGACGCGGTCGGCTTCCTCATGATCGTGGCGGTGCTGCTGCTGCGCCCCTCCGGCCTGTTCGCCCGCGCGGAGCGCGTGGGATGA
- a CDS encoding branched-chain amino acid ABC transporter permease, with product MTRVGLLLGLAVIATAPLWVWNPYQLHTLIMAGIFAVLALSLNLLLGYTGQLSLGHAAFFGIGAYATGLLTVKLEWSPWIGLLASAVLPAIAGYVIGRLALKLRGAYFVLLTISFAGCVSLVSVNWMDLTNGPLGIPGVPPVEIALPGLPALSLRTKAAYYYLVLAGVALAYLVCLALIRSRVGRALVALRENETLAASVGIDATHYLVLAALISAGMAGFAGGLYAHYTRFVSPEVFLFTYTVTMVIMVVAGGKGTLAGPVVGAVLFTVLPEALRAATSWQWQMLLYGVLLLVVLFCMPAGIVPTLRGARLRGRTS from the coding sequence ATGACCCGGGTCGGCCTGCTGCTCGGGCTGGCCGTGATCGCGACGGCGCCGCTCTGGGTGTGGAATCCGTACCAGCTGCACACGCTGATCATGGCCGGCATCTTCGCGGTGCTCGCCCTGAGCCTGAACCTGCTCCTGGGCTACACCGGGCAACTCTCCCTCGGCCACGCCGCCTTCTTCGGCATCGGAGCCTACGCGACCGGCCTGCTCACCGTGAAGCTCGAATGGTCGCCGTGGATCGGGCTCCTCGCCTCCGCGGTGCTGCCGGCGATCGCCGGCTACGTGATCGGCCGCCTCGCGCTGAAGCTGCGCGGCGCGTACTTCGTGCTGCTCACGATCTCGTTCGCCGGCTGCGTCTCGCTGGTCAGCGTCAACTGGATGGATCTGACCAACGGTCCGCTCGGCATCCCGGGCGTGCCGCCGGTGGAGATCGCGCTGCCCGGCTTGCCCGCGCTCTCGCTGCGGACGAAAGCCGCCTACTACTACCTCGTGCTCGCCGGGGTGGCCCTCGCCTACCTGGTGTGTCTGGCCCTCATCCGGTCGCGCGTCGGCCGGGCGCTGGTGGCCCTGCGAGAGAACGAGACGCTGGCCGCCTCGGTGGGCATCGACGCCACCCACTATCTGGTGCTCGCCGCGCTCATCAGCGCGGGGATGGCCGGCTTCGCGGGCGGCCTCTACGCCCACTACACGCGCTTCGTGAGCCCCGAGGTGTTCCTGTTCACCTATACGGTGACCATGGTCATCATGGTGGTCGCCGGGGGAAAGGGGACGCTGGCCGGGCCGGTGGTCGGCGCGGTCCTCTTCACGGTGCTGCCGGAGGCGCTCCGGGCCGCCACCTCGTGGCAGTGGCAGATGCTGCTCTACGGTGTGCTGCTGCTCGTGGTGCTCTTCTGCATGCCGGCGGGCATCGTGCCGACGCTGCGGGGGGCCCGGCTCCGCGGGAGGACCTCGTGA